Proteins from a genomic interval of Chitinophagales bacterium:
- the tnpA gene encoding IS200/IS605 family transposase, which translates to MKSHYHCVYELTYHLVLVTKYRKKCFNEKMLLEAESIFSNLCTKWECELIEFNGEQDHVHLLFSAHPAMQLSKFVNNIKTVSSRLLRKNNKAYLEKFYWKPTLWTRAYCILSTGGASIEVIKKYIQSQGQ; encoded by the coding sequence ATGAAATCACATTACCATTGTGTTTATGAACTAACGTATCATTTAGTGTTGGTCACAAAATATAGGAAAAAATGTTTTAACGAAAAGATGCTTTTAGAAGCAGAATCTATCTTTTCTAATCTTTGCACAAAATGGGAATGTGAACTAATAGAATTTAATGGAGAACAAGACCACGTTCATCTATTATTTTCAGCGCATCCAGCCATGCAATTAAGTAAATTTGTAAACAACATAAAGACCGTTAGTAGTAGGCTTTTAAGAAAAAACAATAAGGCATATTTAGAAAAATTTTACTGGAAGCCTACTTTATGGACAAGAGCCTACTGTATCCTATCAACAGGTGGAGCATCAATAGAGGTTATTAAAAAATACATCCAATCACAAGGTCAATAA
- a CDS encoding YHYH protein produces the protein MQSLKKSKIIIKNKINRIMQVFRFLFPVIIFLTIISCQNQDSVFEEPTVNETVDLTHLPFGGPNILIRNQGEPQPDFLSLWLCGLPADGAGNSDSSDWTNSDGTWDYTKKPMVEGEVTWLSEFNVSLDGNGNRIITGNALPNHSTGVFPIDPASIAYQYDRNPNIIEAHDVLYVLPAIPEVATTPSCVPFGPSGISLSGSAIYHGASTLGNDAAAHEILDKFGGHTDGTERYHYHFPAKDLQDHIHPHESGHSELMGYMLDGFGIYGPYGEDGEILWSEDLDECHGHTHIVLWDGEMINMYHYHWTYDFPYNIGCFKGMPN, from the coding sequence ATGCAGTCTTTGAAGAAAAGTAAAATTATCATAAAAAATAAAATAAATCGAATTATGCAGGTGTTCCGTTTTCTCTTTCCGGTTATTATTTTTCTCACAATTATCAGCTGCCAAAATCAAGATTCAGTTTTCGAAGAACCAACTGTAAATGAGACCGTTGATCTTACTCATTTACCTTTTGGTGGTCCTAATATTTTGATAAGAAATCAAGGAGAACCACAGCCAGATTTTTTATCCTTATGGCTTTGCGGACTTCCTGCAGACGGAGCTGGAAACTCTGATTCCAGCGATTGGACCAATTCTGATGGTACTTGGGACTATACAAAAAAACCGATGGTTGAAGGAGAAGTGACTTGGCTCAGTGAATTTAATGTTTCGTTAGATGGCAATGGCAATCGTATTATCACTGGAAATGCCTTACCTAATCATTCTACTGGGGTTTTTCCTATTGACCCAGCGAGCATCGCTTATCAATACGATAGGAACCCAAATATAATTGAAGCTCATGATGTGTTATACGTTTTACCAGCTATACCTGAAGTTGCTACTACACCAAGTTGTGTTCCATTCGGTCCATCAGGTATTTCGCTTAGCGGTAGTGCAATCTACCATGGAGCATCAACCCTTGGGAATGATGCTGCAGCGCATGAAATCTTGGATAAATTTGGCGGGCATACGGATGGCACAGAAAGGTACCATTATCATTTTCCAGCTAAAGATCTTCAAGATCATATTCACCCACATGAATCTGGCCACTCAGAATTAATGGGTTATATGTTGGATGGCTTCGGAATTTATGGTCCATATGGTGAAGATGGTGAAATTCTCTGGTCTGAAGATTTAGATGAATGTCATGGTCATACTCATATAGTATTGTGGGATGGCGAAATGATAAATATGTATCATTACCACTGGACTTATGATTTTCCATATAATATTGGATGTTTCAAGGGGATGCCTAACTAA
- a CDS encoding saccharopine dehydrogenase NADP-binding domain-containing protein yields MSHSREFDIIVWGASGFTGRLVAEYLFKNYGRTDSLKWAMAGRNPAKLEEVRAEVADQSVPLVIADSQDEASLQKMAQRAKVICTTVGPYAKYGSKLVAACVENQTDYCDLAGEVQWMRRMIDQHHEAAKANGTKIVHTCGFDSIPSDMGVYFMQKEAKKRTGKPAKQIKMRVRAFKGEISGGTYASLGNVMAEAQKDKSIYKILTNPYGLNPEGEQSGLDKKDLQTVKYDKTVKSWIYPFIMAGINTKVVRRSNALMDYAYGKDFLYDEAVMSGDGIGGRIKGTLTALSMGVMMLAKPGSLIKKGVDAVLPKPGEGPDKKAREAGFYNLKFIATLEDSSTLNGKVTGDMDPGYGSTSKMMAESAICLAKDMLPNVGGMLTPSVAMGDALLKRLEEKAGLGFSIEG; encoded by the coding sequence ATGAGCCACTCAAGAGAATTTGACATCATCGTATGGGGAGCATCTGGATTCACAGGAAGATTGGTAGCCGAATACCTTTTCAAAAACTACGGTAGAACTGATTCCCTCAAATGGGCAATGGCAGGAAGAAATCCAGCGAAGTTGGAGGAGGTGAGAGCCGAAGTAGCGGATCAAAGTGTGCCTTTGGTTATTGCAGACAGTCAAGACGAAGCAAGCCTGCAAAAGATGGCACAACGGGCCAAGGTGATTTGCACAACCGTCGGGCCTTATGCCAAATATGGTTCCAAATTGGTGGCAGCTTGTGTGGAGAATCAAACCGATTATTGTGATTTGGCGGGTGAAGTTCAGTGGATGCGTCGCATGATTGACCAACACCATGAAGCCGCCAAAGCCAACGGAACTAAGATTGTGCATACTTGCGGTTTTGACTCGATTCCTTCTGATATGGGTGTTTACTTCATGCAGAAAGAAGCCAAAAAACGCACAGGAAAGCCCGCCAAACAAATCAAAATGCGGGTCAGAGCCTTCAAAGGGGAAATAAGTGGAGGCACCTATGCAAGCCTCGGCAATGTGATGGCAGAAGCCCAAAAAGACAAAAGCATTTACAAGATTCTCACCAATCCCTACGGACTCAATCCTGAAGGAGAACAAAGCGGTCTCGACAAGAAAGACCTTCAAACCGTCAAATACGACAAAACCGTTAAAAGTTGGATTTACCCTTTCATTATGGCAGGTATCAACACCAAGGTAGTTCGCCGAAGCAATGCCTTGATGGACTATGCTTATGGCAAAGATTTTTTGTATGATGAGGCGGTCATGAGTGGCGATGGCATTGGTGGAAGAATCAAAGGCACCCTAACTGCTCTCAGTATGGGCGTGATGATGTTGGCAAAACCTGGCTCATTGATTAAAAAAGGAGTAGATGCTGTGCTGCCAAAACCTGGTGAAGGCCCTGACAAAAAAGCAAGAGAGGCAGGGTTTTACAACCTCAAATTCATTGCTACTTTGGAAGATAGTTCGACCTTGAATGGCAAAGTGACAGGCGACATGGATCCTGGTTATGGCTCAACTTCCAAAATGATGGCGGAAAGTGCTATTTGCTTGGCGAAAGATATGTTGCCGAATGTTGGAGGTATGTTGACTCCTTCTGTGGCCATGGGAGATGCGCTTTTGAAGCGGTTGGAGGAGAAGGCTGGACTGGGGTTTTCTATTGAAGGGTGA
- a CDS encoding NAD(P)H-binding protein, giving the protein MNSFNILMLGATGAVGSQVVKTLLEMKQVEILTLLGRRPIPNITAKYVHQHKVDIFNPKTYSNLLQNHQVAICTLGVGQPSKMSKEDFLKIDKQAVLDFAVACKKAGIRHFELLASVGIDANSSSFYLRSKGELVNEIKALQFERFSVFEPSMILTPTNRYGFMQGAMLKTWPLLKPVLMGGLRKYRGIPVEVLGKAMAMNVLSNHKGVETLQWDDFYAIVETNLKS; this is encoded by the coding sequence ATGAATTCATTCAACATCCTTATGCTTGGTGCAACAGGCGCAGTAGGTAGCCAAGTAGTGAAAACCCTCTTGGAAATGAAACAAGTAGAAATACTCACCTTATTGGGGCGAAGACCTATTCCCAACATTACCGCCAAATACGTTCACCAGCACAAAGTCGACATTTTCAATCCCAAAACCTATTCCAATCTATTGCAGAATCACCAAGTAGCCATCTGTACATTGGGCGTAGGGCAACCTTCCAAAATGAGCAAAGAAGATTTTTTGAAGATTGACAAACAAGCCGTTTTGGATTTTGCAGTCGCTTGTAAAAAGGCGGGAATTCGCCACTTTGAACTCTTGGCTTCCGTAGGTATTGATGCCAATTCGTCTTCTTTTTACCTTCGCTCAAAAGGCGAATTGGTCAATGAAATCAAAGCCCTTCAATTTGAACGATTCAGCGTTTTCGAACCTTCCATGATTTTGACTCCCACCAATAGATACGGTTTCATGCAAGGTGCAATGCTGAAAACATGGCCTTTATTGAAACCTGTTTTGATGGGAGGATTGAGGAAATACCGAGGAATTCCAGTTGAAGTATTGGGAAAGGCAATGGCGATGAATGTTTTGTCCAACCACAAAGGAGTAGAAACGTTGCAATGGGATGATTTTTATGCAATTGTAGAAACAAATCTGAAATCTTGA
- a CDS encoding MvdD family ATP-grasp ribosomal peptide maturase: MKKILIITYSQDNESIEMVTNAIRQKGGEVIRFNTDLYPTDVELTTQYINGQQQLFYRDEHNTLYNLSEVTAVWYRRARYGEKLKEQLDEKFLAPSIEETRRTFRGFLASLDCFVLDNIPTIRYAEIKELQLKIAEKVGLQIPKTLFTNSPKAVKDLYHQCPNGLITKMQASFAIYEDGIENVVFTNEISEADLEKMDSLRYCPMTFQEKITKKVELRVTVVGNQVFCASIDSQASEKSQMDWRKDGEGLLASWKNYDLPLIVKEKLLQLMAHFQLTYGAIDVIVTPDEEYVFLEVNPAGEFFWLEMLPPNFPISEAIADVLLG; encoded by the coding sequence ATGAAAAAAATACTCATTATAACTTATTCGCAAGACAATGAATCTATTGAAATGGTTACCAATGCCATTCGTCAAAAAGGAGGCGAGGTCATTCGCTTCAATACAGACCTTTATCCAACCGATGTGGAATTGACCACTCAATACATCAATGGACAACAACAATTGTTCTATCGAGATGAACACAATACCCTTTACAATCTATCAGAAGTGACGGCTGTTTGGTATAGAAGGGCGCGGTATGGAGAAAAATTGAAGGAGCAACTCGATGAAAAATTTCTTGCTCCTTCTATTGAAGAAACCCGTCGCACTTTCAGAGGTTTTTTGGCGAGTTTGGACTGTTTTGTTTTGGACAATATTCCTACTATCCGCTATGCAGAGATAAAAGAACTGCAATTGAAAATAGCTGAAAAAGTAGGGCTTCAAATTCCGAAAACGCTGTTTACCAATAGTCCGAAAGCGGTCAAGGATTTATACCATCAATGCCCCAATGGGTTGATTACCAAAATGCAAGCTTCTTTTGCGATTTATGAAGATGGTATAGAAAATGTGGTTTTCACGAATGAAATTTCCGAAGCAGACTTGGAAAAGATGGATAGCCTTCGTTATTGCCCAATGACTTTTCAGGAAAAAATCACCAAAAAAGTCGAGCTTAGGGTCACCGTCGTTGGCAATCAAGTATTCTGTGCTTCGATTGACTCTCAAGCCTCTGAAAAATCTCAAATGGATTGGCGAAAAGATGGTGAAGGATTGCTTGCTTCTTGGAAAAACTACGATTTACCACTGATTGTCAAGGAAAAACTACTTCAATTGATGGCGCATTTCCAATTGACTTATGGTGCAATTGATGTAATTGTCACTCCCGATGAGGAATATGTATTTTTAGAGGTGAACCCTGCTGGAGAGTTCTTTTGGCTGGAAATGTTGCCTCCAAACTTTCCCATATCAGAAGCAATTGCAGATGTTTTGTTGGGTTAA
- a CDS encoding microviridin/marinostatin family tricyclic proteinase inhibitor, with protein sequence MNNQPFFAKFLENQLEEQENNHIKGGVKAMQTMKFPSDGDE encoded by the coding sequence ATGAACAATCAACCTTTTTTTGCTAAGTTTCTGGAAAACCAATTGGAAGAACAAGAAAACAACCACATCAAAGGTGGAGTCAAAGCCATGCAAACTATGAAATTTCCATCTGATGGTGATGAATGA
- a CDS encoding MbnP family protein, protein MKRHFFPIILFICLLQLQAQPQEHTLQFMLTFNGETLEMGKKYYLPSIKDSVELETLRFYVSDLQWLQNEEIVAAMAKKHWLIDAEKTESLKQTFTTDSLSKKLFNKLQFQLGIDSLTNVSGAFGGDLDPTNGMYWTWQSGYINFKLEGISKVCPARKTVFNSILAATNNPSMHCKT, encoded by the coding sequence ATGAAACGGCATTTTTTTCCAATCATCCTATTTATTTGTTTACTTCAATTGCAGGCGCAACCACAAGAACACACCCTACAGTTTATGCTGACCTTCAATGGCGAAACTTTGGAAATGGGTAAAAAATATTACCTCCCTTCCATAAAAGACAGCGTAGAATTGGAGACTTTGAGGTTCTATGTTTCAGACCTTCAATGGCTGCAAAACGAGGAAATCGTTGCTGCAATGGCGAAAAAACATTGGCTAATAGATGCAGAAAAAACCGAATCTCTCAAGCAGACTTTCACTACCGATTCCCTTTCAAAAAAACTTTTCAACAAGCTCCAATTCCAACTCGGAATAGACAGCCTCACCAACGTTTCAGGAGCTTTTGGCGGCGACTTAGACCCCACGAATGGCATGTATTGGACATGGCAAAGCGGTTATATCAACTTCAAATTGGAAGGCATCAGCAAAGTTTGCCCAGCCCGAAAAACCGTTTTCAATTCCATATTGGCGGCTACCAACAACCCTTCAATGCACTGCAAAACATAG
- a CDS encoding cytochrome-c peroxidase: MHLFLLFQNEPQNILPIFIAVLCISFSTLHFEELQYPSHFPKPQYDFTKNLLTPAKIELGRILFYDPILSKDSTISCASCHSPYNAFAHTDHDLSHGINGEIGTRNAPALFNLAWQKTFMWDGAINHLDMQALAPISHEKEMGESIEAVVGKLQNKPLYPPLFFKAFKDSTLTGEHLLKALSQFQLTLVSSNSKYDQVKNGTTEFTEQEQNGYQLFQIHCNSCHTEPLFSSYDFANNGLEVDTTLNDFGRWEISQQSADSLQFKIPSLRNLSFTHPYMHDGRFRKLHQVLNHYTKELQHSPTIAEVLKKPIALTSNEKTDLLAFSTMPKVCMSLTLLNILP; this comes from the coding sequence TTGCATCTATTTTTATTATTTCAAAATGAACCTCAAAACATTCTCCCCATCTTCATCGCCGTTCTTTGCATCTCATTCTCCACCCTCCATTTTGAAGAGCTGCAATATCCATCCCATTTCCCAAAGCCCCAATATGATTTTACCAAAAATCTACTTACCCCAGCAAAAATCGAACTGGGCAGAATCCTATTCTACGACCCCATTCTCTCCAAAGACAGCACCATTTCCTGCGCTTCCTGCCATTCACCCTACAACGCCTTTGCCCACACCGACCACGATTTGAGCCACGGCATCAATGGTGAAATCGGCACCCGCAATGCCCCCGCTTTGTTCAATTTAGCGTGGCAAAAAACTTTTATGTGGGATGGCGCAATCAACCATTTGGACATGCAAGCCTTAGCCCCAATTAGTCACGAAAAAGAAATGGGAGAAAGCATTGAAGCAGTCGTTGGGAAGCTGCAAAACAAGCCACTCTATCCACCTCTATTCTTCAAAGCCTTCAAAGACAGCACCCTTACAGGAGAACACCTTTTGAAAGCCTTGTCTCAATTTCAACTAACTTTGGTATCTTCCAACTCCAAATACGACCAAGTAAAAAACGGCACAACCGAATTTACCGAACAAGAGCAAAACGGCTACCAACTCTTTCAAATCCACTGCAATAGTTGTCACACAGAACCCCTATTTTCCAGCTACGATTTCGCCAACAATGGGCTTGAAGTCGACACCACACTCAACGATTTTGGGCGTTGGGAAATCAGCCAACAAAGTGCAGACAGTTTACAGTTCAAAATCCCCTCTTTGCGAAACTTGAGCTTCACCCACCCCTACATGCACGATGGCAGATTCCGAAAACTCCACCAAGTTCTCAACCACTACACCAAAGAATTGCAGCATAGCCCAACCATTGCAGAAGTGCTGAAAAAACCTATTGCCCTCACTTCCAACGAAAAAACAGATTTGCTTGCTTTCTCTACGATGCCGAAGGTTTGTATGTCATTGACGCTGCTAAACATTCTCCCTTGA